The Leishmania mexicana MHOM/GT/2001/U1103 complete genome, chromosome 27 sequence GTATGCGTGATGCACGACGGTGGTGGCTATGGGACGAGCGGTATAGGGCTCTCGCATAACCCTTGCTCGCCCCGACCCCACGCTGACCTGCGCATCAGCGCAATCTACCAACGCTACCCGCGCTGCGTGTTGTGCTCTACAATCAACACCTCACCATCCTGCATCACGTACCTGTCGTTCACCGTGCGCATCTGCATCTCCGCAGACTCGAGGTTTGGCTTCCTGATGAACGTATCCCATGCCATCACCTTGGCACGCACAAAGTTCTTCTCGAAGTCGGAGTGGATCTCGCCGGCTGCCTGCCGCGCCGTTGAGCCCTGCGCCACTGTCCAGCCATGCGCCATCTTCGGCCCCACTGTGAAAAAGGATTGAAGCCTGAGCAGTGCGTACACCTGCTTCATCAGTACTTGGCCACGCGGCACGTCGATGCCATACTCTTCCAGGAACATTAGTTGCTCCTCGCGCGATGCAAGTTGTGCCGTCTGCTCCTCGATGGCGGCCGACACACGGCAGGTCCGCTCGGTCCCGAAGGCGGCCTCCACCTCACGCGAAAAGGCGTTGCCATCCTTCACGCCCCTCTCGTCCACGTTCAGCACAAACATCATGGGCTTGTTGGAGAGCAAGTCGTAGCTCTGCAGCAAGCCTTTATCCGCCGCGGTGAGCTTCGCCTTTGCAGGCatgtctgctgctgccttgcCCTCCTCCAGCCACTGCTGAAGGCGCTTCAAGAAGCTGTATTCAACGTCCTGAGTCTTCATCGTCTTTTGTACCTTGCGCATCCGCTTCTCCACCACCTCGAGGTCCGACAGGACAAGCTCACTCAGAATGACATGAATGTCCTCCAGAGGGTGCGGGGTGTCGAAGCCCTCCTTGGAGCTCTCGAAGCAGCGCACCGtatgcagcagcacggcgcagtTTCGGATGTCAGCGAGGAACTTATTGCCGAGCCCGGCCCCCTTCGAGGCTCCAGCGATCAGCCCCGCCACGTCCGTCAAGTCTACCTCGACGTCGACAATCTTCTCTGCTTGAGTGAActgcgccagctggcgcagccgcGGATCGACGACCGGCACCTTCGACGTATTCGCGTCGATCGTACAGAATGGAAAGTTACCCGTCTTTGCTATTTGACTGCACGTGAGGGCGTTGAAGAGGGTGGACTTGCCCACATTCGGTAGCCCCACTATAccggcagcacggcgtctccagagcgCGACGCTACGCCGCAGCATGAGGGACGGGGGGGACGGAGGGGTGGGCCGCCGTAGTGCACCGTCTTCCACGCCGATGATGTGCAGGCCCAATCCGCTACGCAGTGGGAAAAGAGGAGATGTGCaacagggagagggagagagaataTGTACGAGTAcagttgtgtgtgtgtgtatcccTGTTTTGAGGCGTCCCTACGCGTTCTGCTCTTGCATCTTCCCGCGTGGCCGACGCACACGTGATGCCGTGAACCCATATGTTCTTgttgcgtgtgcttgtgcctCCTCTCACGCGCCACGGCATCACCACCATGACCATCATCACAGACACGCGTCCCACGGCTCGAGGAGGACCTCTTctgttgcgtgtgcgtgtgccgcacGAGAAGGATGTTGGAAGAGAGACGCGAAAGACAACGAGCAAGACAAACGGAGCGCACCTCTTTTAGAAAATCCTCTGCCCGCCGCACGAAAGCCGGCACATCTCCCAgccagcacgcgcgcaggcacAAGCCACCACCCCCTAGCCACCCTCCTGTCAGTTGTCATCGCATGGACGACATGTGAGAGATATGAAGGTGGTAgaaagggggtgggagtgggggaTGGCGCTTGACAGTAGCAGATCAACGCgatggcagctgcagcagcagagcctGCTGCTGAGAAGGGAAGCAGGGAAAAGGATTGCCGCACCACATCACCCACGAGCACTCGCCTTCACTGAAGCCGCCGCACCTTGTACCCTTGCTCTCTGtggcccccctctctcacaccgGACTTTGTACTCGCTCGTCACAGGAGAGTGAAGAACTCCCTTGGCTCGTCGCCTTGCTCAACGtacaacacacgcacatccgTAAGCACCTCTGTTGCCGCGTCAACCCTCTCCGCCACAcctgcagcgtcggcgctgtCGTCAGGGAAAACGATGCTGCAGTTAGTCCATTTACCAGCCTCCAGTGACTCGACTGCCGCGGTCTGCACCGGCGGCTCGCTGGAGCGTAGCATGTGCCGCACAAACGCGCCCACAACGTCGGCTGAgctctccgctgcgtcgGCACCACGCCACAGATAAACGGTGGTGCCGATACGCTGCTGGAAGCCAAGCGCATAGCATTGGTCTTCTTCGAGGTCGTCGAGGTCCACAATGGTCACTTTTGTCACCGCCGTAAACGGGTAGGCGTAGGCAAAGCTCTCTCCTTCCGCCATCCGCACTGCCACGCGCGCCTGTTCGTCGCCGTTGcaagcggcagtggcagcaagCGACAGGTCCGAGATGCCGGGCAGCGGAAGAGAAACGCCAGCAGGGCCCATGTTCAGCGTGAATactgctgccgtggctgaAGAAGCAGCGGGAGGCAAAGATACGTGTTGGGGCTGTCTTGCCACCGGTTCCGgcacagaggcggcggcagcagctggcacACTGTCAGAACAGTTGCAGTACTGCGATGCAGTGGCACTACTCGCACGCCGATCACCCTCGCTCCCCCGTCGGAGCGATCCGCCGTTGCCGGAGGACGACACACGCAGCTGTCGCGGTGTTCGAGGTGTGTGCCGCCCAGTGCGGAGCGAGGTGGACGCCGACGCGGGAGGATTCGCGGATAGAAAAGGGTTCGCCGGCAGTGTCGCGTGTCCAGTTGCGCTTGTCTGTCGGCCGCCTGAAACCCCTCTGCCGCTATTCGCACCGATGCCTTTTGTAGCtccgtcgcgtgcgcgccgccgcacccctTCGCTGGCGTCGAGCCGATCCTCCTCAGCGGTATAGCAACTCAGCATGGCGCCAAGTCGCGCGTTTGAGAGGAGAGCATCCCATTGCGACTGCCGCGCAAAACGAATGTGCACCTGACCCGAAAcgtgcagcgacagcagccgctgcgccacctccaccgacACGGCCGCAGTGGGAACAGGAAACGGGGAAGAGGAACGCGTCCCCAAAGCCGGTGATATAGCTGGCAGCAGTCGCACCTGCCGCATCGGGTTGAAGTGCACGGTCTTCCCGGAGTTGGTGACGCTTGTGCGCGCCTCGCCGTGGTAAAAGCTgaagcgcagcacctgcCGGCAGGCAGCAAGGGTTCGCTCACTGTAGACCTTATTAAGGCACTGCGATCCCATGACGACGCATCCCGTCACGACATCGACGTCCTCGTCACCGCCGGGGTCAGCACAGGGACCCACATCGGC is a genomic window containing:
- a CDS encoding putative GTP binding protein — its product is MLRRSVALWRRRAAGIVGLPNVGKSTLFNALTCSQIAKTGNFPFCTIDANTSKVPVVDPRLRQLAQFTQAEKIVDVEVDLTDVAGLIAGASKGAGLGNKFLADIRNCAVLLHTVRCFESSKEGFDTPHPLEDIHVILSELVLSDLEVVEKRMRKVQKTMKTQDVEYSFLKRLQQWLEEGKAAADMPAKAKLTAADKGLLQSYDLLSNKPMMFVLNVDERGVKDGNAFSREVEAAFGTERTCRVSAAIEEQTAQLASREEQLMFLEEYGIDVPRGQVLMKQVYALLRLQSFFTVGPKMAHGWTVAQGSTARQAAGEIHSDFEKNFVRAKVMAWDTFIRKPNLESAEMQMRTVNDRYVMQDGEVLIVEHNTQRG